In Xylocopa sonorina isolate GNS202 chromosome 16, iyXylSono1_principal, whole genome shotgun sequence, the sequence AAGAAAACACGGCCCGTCCAAGAAAAATCGCGACCACGGCTCGACGACACGGCTGAATTTACCGGCAATTGGTAATGCGGCTCGACTGCAGCACGATAAATCGGTATGGCCAACTGGTCGAGCCAACGAGCCATGTCCCCTGTTGCAactgtcctctctctctctctctctctctctctctctctctctccttttcgtAACTCGTAACAcagccagagagagagagagagagagagagagagtacgcGTAGAGCAGGAAGAAGAATGGATCGGACGCGGGAAAGAGAGGAAAGGCCGGAACGAGCGAAGGGGGATGAAAAGCCGGAGGGTGAAAGGGGGCACAGACTATCCTGACGTTCACCGCACGCTATTCTTCATACTCAATTATCCGTGCTCCGCTCCACTCTGCTCCATTATGCCGGCACCGCGTATAAACGACGAGCGGCGAACAGCCACCCCGGGGTGTCCACCCGTGGGGACACCCCCGCGAGACACCGATAAACACTGCTTTCCTGCGGCTGACTTAAGCGCGACACGCGCGACGAAAAACCCTGCGACTTTTAGTCGAGGACGCGAAGGGGTTGGTGAAGGAAACGCTAAGTTCAACGGTCGTTTAAGAGACTTTTTAAGCACAGAATTGCTTTAGAAATATGGAAATAGGTACTGCAGGGTAAAATAAAAATTGTGTTCCAGTAATCTCCGAGCTGCTGCTGGTCCTCTGTGAAATTTAATCCCAAATATCGCTAATGTGTAACGACCGAGGCGCACTAAATTCGGCACGCGTATTCGTTAGAGGCAGCGCGCAAAACAGCTGGAGGATCTTCTCCCGGAGGTCTGCGTTTAATTAAATCTTTTGCGAATTTACATGCACGCGCGCCAGGCGAAGGATCCTTTCCGAGCTGTCGGCTTTTGGGGAAGCTTTGTAGAGATTCGTATCGTTACCTGGCCGACCCTTTACCTGACGGAAACATCATTAAGGAGGCCGATCTTACGTATTTTTTTTCTACCCCGTAACCGTCGACCCTTGTTTCCCTCGAGGGGTGGAAGTTAAGCCTGGTTTCGAAACACCAGGCAGGCTCTGACCCTTTGATTGTTCGCTCTTTCAATTAGTAGCTTTTTTTCCCTATCGTTCATTTTATTTTTCGACTGCGCTTGATACGCGACAGCGTTGGGAATTGAGATCAAAGTGGACTGGGGATTCAGTGGCACTGGATAAAtcatataattttttataaatcGCAGTCCTCCTCTCGAACGTCTGTAAAGAAACGTAGAACGTCGAGAAGGTCCATAAAATATTTTAACGACATCGTAGGAACGTCATCGACGAGTCGGAGGAACTAAAAACTgaacagaaatattaaataCCAATAAAACTGTAACAAAATCGAACTGCACTGGACTCGAGGAAACACAAGCGCGAGGAACGTTTATTGGGGTAGTAAAAATGGAAATATCAACCAGCAGGGGAAATAAACGTGACGATGAGGAACAACAAATACGAATGGACCGGCAGAAATCAGCAACGTCTTCACTCTTATATTTTGAAATACACTTTTATTTCGACTCGGTCAAAAACTACGATAACAATAGGTCGGTAGATATGTATATCTGAAATCATCCTTTTTTAGAGGGTCGCAGAGCGTCGGCGGTCGGCGTGAAGAAAAAACCGAACGAGTCGCCGCCGACGCTTGATCGATTAATCGCGGCGCAACCTCCGTTCGGAGAGTGCGACGCGGGTTTCCGGTTTTTCGTTATTTCATTTCGTTCCACGGGTAATTTCGATGTGAAAGCAACgagctttattttttttttgttttgtttcttTTACTTTTCTATTCATTGAGCCGCGACAAGTTTCACCTTCTTCGTCGTACGCGAGGTTTCGCTCGCGTTTTCGTCCTCGTCGTCTCTTCTCGAGTCGACCAATCCTTGGATTGGCGGTATTGCACGCGAGCCCGCAGTCAAATCGATCAAATCGCGTTTATACTATTAAAACGTAATAGAAAGGAGCGCGGAAGGTGCACTGGGCGCGTTGAATACCTGGTCGAGCGTTCGAGGCTGGTCTTGGGGACGAAAAATTCGAGTAACTAATTTCGCGATAGTTAACATATACTTTTGTAACGTTgcgtatatattttatataggaACAACAATTTTAGACAATTTGTGCGTACGCGAATAACAAAACAAGGGAACTTGAATGCttagaaatatttaaaaaagaaaGTCACTCGTACCATTTTTCTTTTCCTTGCAATTTATACACTTTCTcactaatttctttttttttaaagttTGTTTAATCAAAACATAGTTGATCGAGAAGAGAATAGGATGCAACTGATTCGCATAATTCTGATTGCCAAGACCAGCGAAGCACACCGCGAACCAAGGTTCGACCCAGCATCCCCCAGACACCCCGTGACGACTCGTCACACGTCGCGCAGTCCGTCGACAGTGATGAATGACTCGATGAAACGACAATGTTCTATCTATGTACAGTATCCTATATACACCACGATCATCGTCACCATCACCGAGGGGCCATCAGCACGTTCGCTCGTTCGCTCATCGCACACTCAGCTAGCCTTTACACTCTCTACCTCGCCCGTTAAATTACAAATCAGCCCCGTTCCTACAGATTCGTTGAGAGACACAACCGTCGGAAAGAgaacgaatgaaaaaaaaaaaaaaaaaaaaacagaaacgcACAAGGAAGAAACAGATCCGTCTGACTTCGTCGCCAGCTTCCTCCCACGAACACGTCTCGAACACGTCCATTGATTGTTCGTTCGTAATTTAATGCCCACTAGTAGCCAGTAGTTTCGTTCGTTCGAGCCTCAGAAACacgtctcgctctctctctctctctttctctctcttccccaCACCATCGATCACAGTTTGCTCATCTCGATAACACGTAATCGTCCAGCGACATGTCGAATGTCCTACAAGAGGTGCTCGTTCGTCGTGAACGAGTCGCTCGGGTCTCAGTACGGCCTCCAGACGTTGTTGTCCGGTCTGACCTCTTCCTGTCTCACGCTGCAACTGTCCGCCACTGCTCTCTGCTCGGGGCTCTCCGAGTTCTGGAACTGGTTCCCGTACAGCTGGGAGTAGAGGATGCTGGGCAGCACGCCTGGCGTCGGGAAGTAGTTGCCGTAGTTCTGGCCAAAACCCTGCTCCTCGTGCACGGGACTCTCCGTGGTGCTCGAGTCCGTCGAGAGGGACCTGGGCGACACGTAGTCCTGGTACCTCTGGCTGGGCGTCCCGGACATCAGGGTGCTCAGCGGGTCCAACGGGTCCGACTGGCCCGTCGTCGTCGAGTCCGGGACCACTGTTTCGTGGCGAAAACAGAAAGCTGCTGTTGCGTTTTAGAGGAATCTTGCGCCGCTCCAAGGAGGAATCGGTGGCCAGTGAGGGATGGAACGTGCAGCGGGAATATTGGAGACGatcacgcgtgtcacgatgctGAATGGAATTGTTTTTCGAGCACTTTTCACGATATGTTTTGAAACCCCCCAATAAATCCATAGAAAAGATTTTCGAAGTTTGGAAAATTATTACTGCAAAACTAACAAAGATTATTCAAGGAATCTTATGTCATTAGAAACGTTGAACCATCCCCTATAAGCTAGTTTTTGTTTCGCGTCGATCGGATAACTGGTTCCAGAGATACGGACGTCCAAAGAGTAcgatcatttttaatatttctcTCTATCGGTCCTTCTCGCATGGATTCGGTCCTCTCGCTCGCGCCGCGCGCATTGACTGAGTGGGCGGGCTAAGTCGGCCAtgttttttactattactatcgtGCGTACGCATTTCCAGGAAAAAATGTGGGTCACGGCGATGACTGGCCCATTCATAAATTCGCTCGCGAGTCAGCGCGGCGCGCGTCAACTTTCAAGCCCTGTATCTCTGTAACCAATGAACCGATCGACGCGAAACGAAATGCATTTTAAAGCTCACGATCCCCTCTATCTTCATGGCGAAcggtaaaaataatttttcattCAGAACTTCGCACCAAAATGGTTTGAAGCCTACCCCAAGATTGCAACGAGTTTAGAAGCGAGTCGTGCGTAACCAATGACGATGATGGAGCTGAGTGGACGAGGATGGACGAAGGAGAAGCGTGGAAAATGGTAGCAAGTGTCAGacacagacagagagagagagaaacttaCAGGAAGACACCGCTGAGAACGCATCCTGCTGCGCCGTGGATCCCGCACCGGTACCGGAAGTGACAGCGGACCCCGCCGTCGAATCGGGCGCCGTCGGCGTGTTCATGGACGCGGTGCCCGCGAAAGACGCCAACGCGGATgaaggcggcggcggtggcgggggtggcggcggcggGGGTGGAAACGACGCCTGTGCCGCGCACGACGACAAAGGCCCAGGAAGGTAGCCAGCGTAGCCAGCCGTGCTTCCGTATCCCCACGAATTGCTCGCAGTCAGACCGAACTGGGACATGTCTGAAGAGATCGTGCTCGTTCGTTTATCAGAATCGAAGACGTTGCGTGTTTGTCTGTCGGCGGCGTTTCGATAAAATCAGGGTCGATGCGCAAGAAGGGAAATTTCGCACATCGTCCGAGATTCGTCGAGAGAAACGTTTCAGCTGGCGATGTTAATTAATGATCGTGGTTAAAATATCAAAGGGGAGAGTGTACAAATGGAAATTGGTTTGAAGAGGGCGATCGGATAAAAGCGAGACGGAAGACAGCACATGGAAAGCGGCAAGCCAACAGAGCGTGTAACCAACTAGCAAAAGCAAAGCCATAAGCGGACGCAGTTTCTCGTTGCCGCAGAAAACGTACGCAAAGGCGATTAAAGCCAAGCTTAACCTGCGGCTGGGAAATGGGCAACAAAAAATCGATGCGATGCGATACGAATCAAAATGCAGAGTCTGTCTACGTAAATATACAAAGCGAACAAACTGTTGTCTATATACCAAATTATTAAATTCAGGGGGTTTAAGGCAGATATTATGCTCGCAGCGACAATTTTCGTTGCTACTGCGGGCAGATTCTTGTAGAACAGACCCCGTACAGGGGCTCGACGAGCTACTTTTCCACCCCCGATCCGTGGCTGAATTTATTTCTGCGGCGTATAGGCAGCATCCCCGATAGATTTTCCAATGAGTTATACACAGGGTCGAAGGCGGGAAGCAGGGAGGGCGCAGCCGGACAGAAAACGATAGGGATGGCGGGCGCGTTCGAGATCAAAGGGTTGGTCATCCCCCGCGTACCTCCGGCCAACTCAAATAACCGGGAGACCGAGCAGCGCCGCTGAGCCGTCGTTGACGAGAGCCTAACCCTAAATAGTGCAAGCCAGCGTGCTTTCACGTCGTTCGTTCAATTTTCACCGGACAGGGGGTGGGCGAGTCTCACCCTCCGgccgatatcgcgacttaagaaaaaGCTTTGATTAACGCGTCGCTGATTTCACGGTTTCCTCGTTCGCGAGAATTATTTTTCGTAATGCGACAAATTTGTTATGCTTCACGGAGAGTCTGACAACAAGATTCTCGATGGAACGCGTCGATCGAGGGATGCGACGAAATCTGCGGCAAAGATGGGCAGCGTCGATGGCGGCCGGGAGACGCTTAACGCGAATTATCGATGTCCGATGCGCGGGAAAAAAGTTAATAAAGGAAATACCCGGCATGCTTGGATACTTTATCGGGGAATTTTCCGCGTTATCGCGTTCGAGCCTGAAGGCGACTCATTAAATCTGCTCTCGTTCCACTCCCCCTGCGATTTCCCCCGCGAGAAGAGAGCGAGTCCGCGGACAAAGCGCGAGAATCTTACGATTATCAAAGCGTCGTCCTCGAGGCCTGCAGTTTCTCGAGAAAAAATCTGAGGCGAAAGGGATATGGAACCGTGGTAGCTCGCGAGAGTTCGCGAATCCGGTCGCAAACGTAGAGAGAACGCGCTGGTTAGCGGCTCGAAACGAGGAGCCACCCCCGACGCGGCCACCGCCGCTCCCGTGGCAACCcctttaatataatatttaatctaGCTTTGAACAGGCTTGCGGTTTCTGCCTCTGGAGTCGAGAAGCTAGCTCTCGCGAGCCTAAACCTTTctcttcccctctctctctctctctctcttgctctctTCCTGGCTAGAACCGAGACCAGGAGGGTGGCGTGacgtttgcttggaaatattcccAGCCGATGAACTTCCGTTTTCGAAaacgaatatcgcgttttacgcgtGGAGAGAGGAAGCTTTTCGAAAAAATTCTCATCTGAGATCTCTGCGTTTGAAGCGAAACCTAGTGCGAATCACATCCTTCGACTGACATTTAAAAAAGAGATCCAGGCAAGTGACAAGCGCAGACACTGAACTCGCACCGAGCAATCAGCTGGCGGGCAGAAAAGAAAGCGACATATCCGAGTTAGATTCGAGCAACATTCATCATGCAGATAAGCAGATTCGAATACTTACTCTGACAGTTGCCTGGCATCGCGTGCCTGAAAGAGGACAGCGGGTCCCGCGGCTGCAGCGGATTCGGCAGCGGTTGAAGGGGATTCGGCAAGGGTTGCAAAGGGTCCACCAGGGGCGAGGCGAAAAACGGGCCACCCCTTTGCgaggcgaacgcgaacgcgtggaactgctgctgctgccctaAAAGAGACAACACTGCGATCAACCGTGCG encodes:
- the LOC143430992 gene encoding uncharacterized protein LOC143430992 isoform X2, which produces MDIFGRCNGGSGGSTVSGSGAGSVRGSSNETNCGTASGNSESGGTSDRMQLTGASAPGAAASPESGVSPLTDAYTKMTSDILAERTLGDFVSEHPGELVRTGSPHLVCSVLPAHWRSNKTLPVAFKVVALGEVGDGTLVTVRAGNDENCCAELRNSTALMKNQVAKFNDLRFVGRSGRGKSFTLTITVSTTPPQVATYTKAIKVTVDGPREPRSKTMLSLLGQQQQFHAFAFASQRGGPFFASPLVDPLQPLPNPLQPLPNPLQPRDPLSSFRHAMPGNCQNMSQFGLTASNSWGYGSTAGYAGYLPGPLSSCAAQASFPPPPPPPPPPPPPSSALASFAGTASMNTPTAPDSTAGSAVTSGTGAGSTAQQDAFSAVSSSFCFRHETVVPDSTTTGQSDPLDPLSTLMSGTPSQRYQDYVSPRSLSTDSSTTESPVHEEQGFGQNYGNYFPTPGVLPSILYSQLYGNQFQNSESPEQRAVADSCSVRQEEVRPDNNVWRPY
- the LOC143430992 gene encoding uncharacterized protein LOC143430992 isoform X5; amino-acid sequence: MDIFGRCNGGSGGSTVSGSGAGSVRGSSNETNCGTASGNSESGGTSDRMQLTGASAPGAAASPESGVSPLTDAYTKMTSDILAERTLGDFVSEHPGELVRTGSPHLVCSVLPAHWRSNKTLPVAFKVVALGEVGDGTLVTVRAGNDENCCAELRNSTALMKNQVAKFNDLRFVGRSGRGKSFTLTITVSTTPPQVATYTKAIKVTVDGPREPRSKTRQQQQFHAFAFASQRGGPFFASPLVDPLQPLPNPLQPLPNPLQPRDPLSSFRHAMPGNCQNMSQFGLTASNSWGYGSTAGYAGYLPGPLSSCAAQASFPPPPPPPPPPPPPSSALASFAGTASMNTPTAPDSTAGSAVTSGTGAGSTAQQDAFSAVSSSFCFRHETVVPDSTTTGQSDPLDPLSTLMSGTPSQRYQDYVSPRSLSTDSSTTESPVHEEQGFGQNYGNYFPTPGVLPSILYSQLYGNQFQNSESPEQRAVADSCSVRQEEVRPDNNVWRPY
- the LOC143430992 gene encoding uncharacterized protein LOC143430992 isoform X3, with product MDIFGRCNGGSGGSTVSGSGAGSVRGSSNETNCGTASGNSESGGTSDRMQLTGASAPGAAASPESGVSPLTDAYTKMTSDILAERTLGDFVSEHPGELVRTGSPHLVCSVLPAHWRSNKTLPVAFKVVALGEVGDGTLVTVRAGNDENCCAELRNSTALMKNQVAKFNDLRFVGRSGRGKSFTLTITVSTTPPQVATYTKAIKVTVDGPREPRSKTSEYHWQQQQFHAFAFASQRGGPFFASPLVDPLQPLPNPLQPLPNPLQPRDPLSSFRHAMPGNCQNMSQFGLTASNSWGYGSTAGYAGYLPGPLSSCAAQASFPPPPPPPPPPPPPSSALASFAGTASMNTPTAPDSTAGSAVTSGTGAGSTAQQDAFSAVSSSFCFRHETVVPDSTTTGQSDPLDPLSTLMSGTPSQRYQDYVSPRSLSTDSSTTESPVHEEQGFGQNYGNYFPTPGVLPSILYSQLYGNQFQNSESPEQRAVADSCSVRQEEVRPDNNVWRPY
- the LOC143430992 gene encoding uncharacterized protein LOC143430992 isoform X4 — encoded protein: MDIFGRCNGGSGGSTVSGSGAGSVRGSSNETNCGTASGNSESGGTSDRMQLTGASAPGAAASPESGVSPLTDAYTKMTSDILAERTLGDFVSEHPGELVRTGSPHLVCSVLPAHWRSNKTLPVAFKVVALGEVGDGTLVTVRAGNDENCCAELRNSTALMKNQVAKFNDLRFVGRSGRGKSFTLTITVSTTPPQVATYTKAIKVTVDGPREPRSKTSEYHLLSLLGQQQQFHAFAFASQRGGPFFASPLVDPLQPLPNPLQPLPNPLQPRDPLSSFRHAMPGNCQNMSQFGLTASNSWGYGSTAGYAGYLPGPLSSCAAQASFPPPPPPPPPPPPPSSALASFAGTASMNTPTAPDSTAGSAVTSGTGAGSTAQQDAFSAVSSLVPDSTTTGQSDPLDPLSTLMSGTPSQRYQDYVSPRSLSTDSSTTESPVHEEQGFGQNYGNYFPTPGVLPSILYSQLYGNQFQNSESPEQRAVADSCSVRQEEVRPDNNVWRPY
- the LOC143430992 gene encoding uncharacterized protein LOC143430992 isoform X1; the encoded protein is MDIFGRCNGGSGGSTVSGSGAGSVRGSSNETNCGTASGNSESGGTSDRMQLTGASAPGAAASPESGVSPLTDAYTKMTSDILAERTLGDFVSEHPGELVRTGSPHLVCSVLPAHWRSNKTLPVAFKVVALGEVGDGTLVTVRAGNDENCCAELRNSTALMKNQVAKFNDLRFVGRSGRGKSFTLTITVSTTPPQVATYTKAIKVTVDGPREPRSKTSEYHLLSLLGQQQQFHAFAFASQRGGPFFASPLVDPLQPLPNPLQPLPNPLQPRDPLSSFRHAMPGNCQNMSQFGLTASNSWGYGSTAGYAGYLPGPLSSCAAQASFPPPPPPPPPPPPPSSALASFAGTASMNTPTAPDSTAGSAVTSGTGAGSTAQQDAFSAVSSSFCFRHETVVPDSTTTGQSDPLDPLSTLMSGTPSQRYQDYVSPRSLSTDSSTTESPVHEEQGFGQNYGNYFPTPGVLPSILYSQLYGNQFQNSESPEQRAVADSCSVRQEEVRPDNNVWRPY